A genomic window from Vitis riparia cultivar Riparia Gloire de Montpellier isolate 1030 chromosome 16, EGFV_Vit.rip_1.0, whole genome shotgun sequence includes:
- the LOC117933391 gene encoding uncharacterized protein LOC117933391, with protein sequence MKVSNGKAFLEVDLMERTCTCKAWQMSGIPCDHACAAIWRMGFDISDYVDDWYKYNLQEKIYSGSMRTLVTHDMLMVDEDGTICDALGHTYPFLNPPTTKRPPGRPRKR encoded by the coding sequence ATGAAAGTATCCAATGGAAAAGCATTCCTGGAAGTGGACTTAATGGAGCGAACTTGCACATGTAAAGCATGGCAAATGTCTGGAATCCCATGTGATCATGCTTGTGCAGCTATATGGCGAATGGGGTTTGATATATCTGATTATGTTGATGACTGGTATAAGTACAATTTGCAAGAGAAGATATACTCTGGAAGCATGCGTACTTTGGTAACGCATGACATGCTAATGGTTGATGAAGATGGAACCATTTGTGATGCCTTGGGTCATACTTATCCCTTTCTTAATCCTCCAACCACAAAGCGACCTCCTGGAAGACCTAGGAAACGTTGA
- the LOC117934236 gene encoding arabinogalactan protein 20-like has product MAVSRVSLVVVAIIALLYAVVLPSAHAQSLAPAPAPTSDGTAIDQGIACVLMLVALVLTYLIHPLDA; this is encoded by the exons ATGGCGGTGTCTAGGGTTTCATTGGTGGTGGTGGCGATCATCGCTCTGTTATACGCCGTCGTTTTGCCTTCTGCTCATGCTCAATCTTTGGCTCCTGCTCCTGCGCCCACCAGTGATG GGACGGCAATAGATCAAGGAATTGCATGTGTGTTGATGCTAGTCGCCTTGGTGCTCACATACCTCATCCACCCACTCGATGCTTGA